A region of Actinomycetota bacterium DNA encodes the following proteins:
- a CDS encoding adenylate/guanylate cyclase domain-containing protein translates to GDEPFTEWLAKYARQSVSRGAILPLLSAFYAYDLVDVFPTVRVPTLVLHRGDDGLVPVRHGRQVASQIPDARFVELEGVDHLPFVGDAEAVLAEVQDFLVGSRTPVPRRRRLLTLVVTDIADSTPRAVDLGDDAWRELLAAHDRDVRTHLARFGGEEVKHLGGGVLAVFDGPARAIRCALGIVEAAEPKGLSVRVGVHTGECELVDADLHGIAVHVGARIVKLAAPGQILVSSTVRDLVAGSGIRFGEGRDVELAGMPGIPRVFPVLRHGASPEAVRRWAVEQTSLFRRDGEYWTIGYRGLVVTLRDTKGLRDLGRLLGEPGREFHVLDLMADGTGARSTPPSQAAEAGLAIQGRGEPVIDQAARANYQRRITELEQELEEAQERSDAEAHAAAREELDALITALTAAYGLAGRPRRAPDAVERARKAVARRIRNAMGRIARAHPRLGQHLTASIRTGVFCSYHPERDIVWSVHANTS, encoded by the coding sequence GGGCGACGAGCCGTTCACCGAGTGGCTGGCCAAGTACGCGAGACAGTCGGTGAGCCGAGGCGCCATCCTGCCCCTGCTGTCGGCGTTCTACGCTTACGACCTCGTCGATGTCTTCCCCACTGTGCGGGTGCCCACCCTGGTGCTCCACCGCGGTGACGACGGCTTGGTCCCGGTGCGCCATGGACGCCAGGTCGCGTCCCAGATCCCCGATGCCCGCTTCGTGGAGCTGGAGGGGGTCGACCATCTCCCGTTCGTCGGCGATGCCGAGGCCGTCCTGGCCGAGGTGCAGGACTTCCTCGTCGGATCGCGGACCCCGGTCCCCCGACGGCGCCGGCTGCTCACCCTGGTCGTCACCGACATCGCCGATTCCACCCCCAGAGCTGTCGACCTGGGTGACGACGCCTGGCGTGAACTGCTGGCCGCCCACGACCGGGACGTCAGGACCCATCTCGCCCGCTTCGGCGGTGAGGAGGTCAAGCATCTCGGCGGCGGTGTCCTCGCGGTGTTCGACGGCCCCGCCCGGGCCATCCGGTGCGCCCTGGGCATCGTGGAGGCGGCCGAGCCGAAGGGGCTGTCGGTGCGCGTCGGGGTGCACACCGGCGAGTGCGAGCTGGTCGACGCCGACCTGCATGGCATCGCCGTCCACGTGGGCGCGCGCATCGTCAAGCTGGCCGCCCCCGGACAGATCCTGGTCTCCAGCACGGTCCGCGACCTCGTTGCCGGCTCGGGCATCCGGTTCGGTGAGGGCCGCGACGTCGAGTTGGCCGGCATGCCGGGGATCCCCAGGGTCTTCCCGGTCCTGCGCCATGGCGCCAGCCCCGAAGCCGTCCGCCGCTGGGCGGTCGAACAGACCAGCCTCTTCCGCCGCGACGGCGAGTACTGGACCATCGGCTACCGGGGCCTGGTGGTCACGTTGCGCGACACCAAGGGCCTCCGCGACCTCGGGCGTCTCCTTGGCGAGCCCGGCCGCGAGTTCCACGTCCTGGATCTGATGGCCGATGGGACCGGGGCGCGGTCGACCCCACCGTCACAGGCGGCCGAGGCTGGGCTCGCGATCCAAGGCCGGGGCGAGCCGGTCATCGACCAGGCCGCCCGCGCCAACTACCAGCGCCGGATCACCGAGTTGGAACAGGAGCTGGAGGAGGCCCAGGAACGGAGCGACGCAGAAGCGCATGCCGCCGCCCGTGAGGAGCTCGACGCGCTGATCACCGCGCTGACCGCCGCCTACGGCCTCGCCGGTCGACCCCGCCGGGCGCCTGACGCCGTCGAACGCGCCCGCAAAGCAGTAGCCCGCCGCATTCGCAACGCCATGGGCCGCATCGCTCGAGCCCACCCACGGCTTGGTCAGCATCTCACTGCCTCGATCCGCACCGGCGTGTTCTGCTCCTACCATCCCGAGCGAGACATCGTCTGGTCGGTCCACGCCAACACAAGTTGA